The following is a genomic window from Candidatus Methylomirabilota bacterium.
TCTTGATCCTTCGGAAATAAGATAAATTGTTTAAGGGAAGCATCTCGCTGTGCCTCCTCCAAATGACTTGGTTCTCAATGACTTGCCTGAGGACGCCCGGTGGGCATCGGCCCTCGGGCATTGGTGTCTTGAAAGCAGCATGTCAGCGCGGGTGGACCGTAGGGTCCATGCTTCTCGGGTATATTTGAGTACGACGATGATCTACACCCATGTTTTGGCTCGGGGCGAAAAGGAGTTCGAAGTCCCGTAGATTGTCTTTGAGTCTGCGGAAAACCTGGGGTCTTATACGGAACCATATATGACACCCGGGGGACTAAGCGCAGATGGTGGAAATACTTGAAACAATGCGACTTACACGGCTCCCCCGCCAGTAGAACCGGGGGATCTTATACCGCAGGAAGAGAAGAACTGGGGTCTTATACGGAACAAGATAAGCCATAGTTATGTGTCCGGACGATGAGACATGAAAATACGGAAACTCCAGATTCAACACTACCGCTCCTTGAGAGAAGCCACTATTTACCCAAGCGATATTCTCGCCCTTGTTGGACGGAACAATAGTGGAAAGTCCAACGTGCTGAAGGCCCTCCGACTATTTTTTGACGGAACAGTCAGAGGCGTCAGTGATGAAGCCTTCTACAATCACGATACAAACTCCCCCATCAGAATTGTAGCTACTTTCGACAATCTCAGCAATTGGGAGATGAAGCAGTTTGGCCCTTGGATGGACAACAAGACGCTGACCGTCGGCAGACAAATCCGCTGTGTTGGCGAGGACCCATACGAGATCAGCACTCTGGCAGTCAAAAGGGTTCCAGACTGTGAGTGGCTGGACGAAGAAGTGATCTCGGGGGAGAAGATAAAGGAGTGGTGGGGAAACAAGGAGACCTTGAAGATCGGAGCTTTGGATTTCGCTGCTCTCTTGGCATTGGGGTCAAGTCGCTTGTTGACGGAAGTTCCCCGGTTACCAATGTCTGACCGCAATCCTAATCCGTCTACGATCTCTTGACTCGCCTGAATCAAGCCACCCATCCGCAAACCACGAATCCCACCGAAAGCTTCGACTATATGCCAGATGCTTATGTCAATAAGAAGCAATCCTTCTTGGACGTTTTGATTCAGAACAGTGACCATAAAGGAAAGGTGAGCCGAGTTCTGACAAAAGCGCCCACTCCCAAAGCCTACGAAAGATCCGAAAACTGGTGCCGATACGCTGAGAAAGGTCAGCCGGCGATGAGTGCGTGGTAGGGGGCTTCGGAAATGCGGCCCCAGTCGCTGATCAAGTGCTGGAACTTGGTGTAGGACGCATAGACCTTCTTGGCCATCGGACTCCTTTCAGATTCCTCTCGCTTGACCTCGTCCGCGAGCTGCTTCAGCGCCGTCATCACTTCCGCCGGAAACTGAAGAATCTCCACTTTTTCCTGGAATTCCGTGCGGAACCTTTTCAACGCCATCGCGTTTTTCGCATCGTATTCCGTGTACGCCAGCGTCTGAATCGCCATGGCGGCACAGTCCAGGATTCGGCGCAGGTCGACCGGGAGCGACTCGTAGGCGTTACGGTTGAACACGAATTCAGTTATGGCTCCGGGCTCGTGCCAGCCGGGATAATAGTAGTACTGAGCGGCCTGGTAAAGCCCGAGTTTCAGATCGTCGTGAGGACCGACCAGCTCTGCCGCGTCGATGACCCCGCGTTCGAGGGCTGGGTAAATCTCGCCGGGAGGTATCAGGACGACCGTTGCGCCGGCCTTTGACACCACCTTGCCGCCCAGGCCGGGAATCCGGATTTTGAGGCCGTTGTAGTCAGTAATCGTCTTGATTTTTTTCCGGAACCACCCTCCCATTTGCACCCCCGTGGAGGCAGATGGACGCGGCACAAGGTCGAAGGGCTTGTACGTTTCCTCCCAGAGCTTGAGCCCGCCCCCGGCATAGCACCAGGCGTACTGACCCTGCGCGTTCATGCCAAAGGGGACCGACGTAAACCACTGCGTCGCCGGCTCCTTTCCGGCCCAGTAGTAGGCTGCGCCGTTGTACATTTCGACCGTCCCTTGTTGGCAAGCTTCGAAGGCGCCGAAGGCCGGGACCAACTCGCCCGCCGCGAAGACTTTGATCTTGAGGCGACCGTCGCTCATCGTTTCGACGATCCGTGCAAATCTTTTGGCGTTCCCCTGCAGTACATCAAGCGAGTGGGTCCACGTCGTCACCATGCGCCACTGATACTTAGGCCGGGCGATGACGTGTGGCACGTCGACGACCGTCACACCCGTGGCCGCCAGCGCCCCTCCAGCCGTCAAAAGAAATTTGCGCCGTTCCATCGGCACCTCCTGCATGGCCGTGGCTTCTGCTCCTGAAGCTCGGACCGGATTGAAGTTGAAACCGATGGGAAATTTTCAGGAGCGAGTGAAGGTCTGGCGGATCTTTGTGGCAATCTGTTCGATATCTTTTTCGCCCCTCATCCGGGCTACGCTCTTCATGCTGCCGCCTCCGTCGTTCGGATACCGGGGGATGATATGGATGTGGACGTGAAAGACCTCTTGCCCGGCCGCCTTGCCGTTATTGACCCCTAGATTGAAGCCTGCCGCTCCCATGGCCGCCTGAACTTTCCCGGCCACCACAGCCGCCACGTGAAAAAGCCTCCCGGCCTCTTCGGCAGGCATCTCGTCTAGGGTTGGGTAGTGCTGGCGGGGAATGACCAGCGTGTGCCCAGGCGTGCAGGGAAAGATATCGAGGAAGGCAACCGTCCCTTCCTTCTCGAACACCGTATGGGCGTGTCGGTCGCCCCGAGCGATCTGGCAAAAGAGGCACCCGCTCACTGGGCACCTTGCGCTTTCTTGCCGGTCAAATCGATGGGAACCCGCTCGACCACATGAAGCCCGAAGCCTTCCAGTCCCACGATGCGCCGAGGATTGCTGGTCAGCAACCGGATCCGGATGAGGCCCAGGTCGACCAAGATCTGGGCGCCAATACCGTACTCCCGGAGGTCCATCCGACCCCGAGGGGGCTCAGGCGGCCCGGGACTGTCTGGAGGTGTGAGGTGGTTTGTCCACCCCACTCCGCCGGCCGGCCCCCGGATATAAACGAGGACCCCCTTTCCTGCCTTGCCAATGAGGTCTAAGGAGGCGCGGAGCTTTTCACCGCAGTCGCAGCGAAGCGACCGGAGGGCGTCGCCGGGAAGACACTCGGATTGCACCCGTACCAGCACCTCGTCTGAAGCCGTCACCTCACCCAGGACCAGAGCCAGGTGATGCCGGCCATCCACCTGGCTCTCGTACAGGTTGCTCTGGAAGGTGCCGTACTCAGTGGGCAACGTGGTGGTCGCGAGGCACTTGACGAGCTTGTCTCGCCGCATCCGAAAGTCGATCACCGCTTTGACGGTTAGAATCGCCAGGCCGTGGCGATCGACAAAGGCTTGAAGTTCTGGGAACTGGGCGGCTTCCCCCTCCTCCGTCAGAATGGCGCAAAGGACGGCCCCTGGGTAGAGGCCGGCCAGCCGACAGAGATCAAGCGCAGCTTCCGCCTGTGCCGCGCGGGTGAGGACTCCCCCTTCCTTAGCCCGCAGCGGAAAGATGTGGCCGGGCCGGACCAGATCCTCGGGCCGAGCCTTGGGATCGACCAACGTCTGAATGGTGGCGGCGCGATCATAGACCGAGATGCCGGTGGTCGTTCCCGCCCTGGCATCGACCGAGACACAATAGGTGATGTCCCCGGAAGCCGGCTGCTCCGGAATCATGACCGGGATCTTGAGGGCCTCAAGGCGCTCCCCCGTGAGAGCCACACAGACAATACCCCTGGCCTCGCGGGCCATCATGTTTACTGCTCCAGGGGTCACCCGCTCCGCCGCGAGAATCAGCACACCTTCACTTTCCCTGACCTCGTCATCGGCCACCACCACCATCAGGCCTTCGCGGAGGGCCCGGATCGCTTGCTCCACCGGATAATCGTTCATTGCCACTCCTCGACTGCGGTCCGGACTGCCCGGAGGTGGGCCTCGGGAACATCAACGGGAAACCCGCAACCAGGCGCCAGGATGTGCCCGAGGCCCCCTGTCTGCCTCAGGGCATCCTTGACTTCAGCCCGGACTGCTTCCTCTGGTCCTTTCCGAAGGGTTTCGATCTCATTGAGCCCGCCCACCACTGCGCCGGGAAACAGCTCCTGTGCCTCTTCCAGAGAGGGTGCGGTTCGCCGGTCATGCCAGTTGATGGCTGGAATTGGATATGTCGCCATCACATCGAACGGGATATCCAGACCGTGGACGTGCAGGATGGAAAAAGAGCTCCGCTTGGCGGCCTGCTCCAAGACCCGCCTGTCGTACGGTTCTGCGAAGATTCGGTGCTCTTCGGCGGTCAAGAGGTCGGACGCTACCACCTGCGTGGCAAAGAAGATCCCGTCCGCCTTGGATCCCAGACAGGCGACCACAAATCGACTCATGGTCTCGGTGACCGCTTCGAGGGCTGCATGGATGAGGGCAGGCCTTTCCCGCAGGTCGTCCAAGAATCGCTCATCACCAGCCAGCTTTTTTGTGATGGTCAAAGGACTGAAGACGGTCTGAAGGATCGGGGCGTCGTCCCGGCGTCCCTTCACCACCTCGCGAAGGCATGTGAGTTCTCGGCCCAACGCCCCTTCCTTGGGATCGAGGATGCGGATCCCCTTCCAGTCGTTCGGGTGCTTCACCGCATGATCGATACAAACCCGGGAGCCTTCCAGGCTGCCGCGGTACGCCACTCGACAGCCCCAGTCCTCCACACAGTAGACCCCGGTGGGCATGACCTTGATGAAATCTAAGTCATAGTGGGCGTGAAAGGCGAGAAGGACCTCAGCCAAGGTGAACGGGTCCTCATCCACGTCGGGAAAATGGCGCCAGAAACTGACCGGGGGCCGGTCGACCGCTTTGCGCTCTATCGCTGCGTAAATCCGCTCTGCCTTAGTCATTTTTCCCCGCGTCATGCGTGCAAATGCCTCTGATGATTTGGCATCTTATCATAGAGAGGGCGCAAAAGGGTGTCAACGACTCCAGTGGTGGACTCGAAGGGGCTGCCGGGCTCATTGACAACATCTACGCAGCGTGTTATCGTCAATTTTGCCTTATTTTTCGTTGCTTTGAGGGGGAAACGAGATGCGGTTTGATCAGTTCACGATCAAGGCCCAGGAGGCGATCGATGCCGCCCGCCGGCACGCCGTCGAGATGGGGCACCAGGCCATCGACGTGGAGCACCTGCTGCTCGCGCTGGTGGAACAGCACGATGGCGTAATTCCCCCGTTGCTCCAGAAGCTCGGTGCGAACCTTCAGCTCCTTCGAACGAAACTCGGCGAAGAGCTCGAGCGGCGCCCAAAGGTCCAGGGCGCCGAGGGGCAGGTGTACCTCACGCCCCATCTCGAAAAGGTGCTTCAGGCAGCCCTTCAGGAGGCGGAGCATCTGAAGGACGAGTACGTCTCGACCGAACATCTCCTTCTCGCCATTGTGGAACAGGCGGGTGGTGCCGTCGAACGAATCCTCAAGGAGGCGGGCGTCAGCAAGGATGGGGTCTATGCCGCCTTGGCCGCCCTGCGCGGCGGGCAACGGGTCACCGACCCACATCCGGAGGAGAAGTATCAGGCCCTGGAACGGTACAGCCAGGACCTGACCGATCTGGCGCGGAAGGGCAAGCTGGACCCGGTCATCGGCCGCGACGACGAGATCCGCCGCGTCATCCACGTCCTGTCCCGCCGGACCAAAAATAATCCAGTCCTGATCGGCGAGCCCGGCGTGGGGAAGACCGCCATCGTGGAGGGGCTAGCGGAACGGATTGCGAATGGGGATGTCCCCGAGTCCCTAAAGAACAAGCGGGTCGTGGCATTAGACATCGGCGCGCTGGTTGCCGGGTCCAAATACCGTGGGGAATTTGAAGACCGGCTGAAGGCAGTTCTCAAGGAGATCACCGAGGCGGAGGGGCAGATCATCTGCTTTATCGACGAGCTGCACACTCTGGTCGGGGCGGGAGCCGCCGAGGGGGCGGTAGATGCTTCCAACATGCTCAAGCCGGCGCTGGCCCGCGGTGAACTCCGCTGCATCGGTGCCACCACGCTGGACGAGTATCGGAAGCGGATCGAGAAGGATCCGGCTCTGGAACGACGGTTTCAGCCGATCGTCGTTGGTCAGCCGACAGTAGAAGAGAGCATTTCGATCCTCCGGGGCCTCAAGGAGAAGTACGAGGTGCATCACGGCGTCCGGATCAAGGACTCTGCCCTGGTCGCGGCCGCGGTTTTGAGCCATCGGTACATCACCGACCGCTTCCTGCCGGACAAGGCCATCGATCTCATCGATGAGGCCGCCTCCCGTCTCCGGATGGAGATTGAAAGCATGCCGACCGAGATCGACGAGGTGGAGCGCAGGATCCGCCAGCTCGAGGTAGAGCGGGAGGCCCTCCGGAAGGAAACAGATTCGGCCTCCCAGGAGCGCCTCACACATCTGGAGGCAGAGGTCGCCAATCTGCGCGAGCGATCAGGTGCACTGAAGGCGCGCTGGGAGCGGGAAAAAGCGGTCATCAGCAAAATTCGAGAGATCAAGGAACGCCTCGAGCAGAGCCGGGTGGAGGAGCAGCAGGCCGAACGGCAAGGGGACCTCGGCAAGGTGGCGGAGCTCCGTTACGGCGTCACCGCCCAGCTCCAGAGAGAACTCGATGCCGAGCAACAGAAGCTCGAGGCCATCCAGAAAGAAGGCATGATGCTCAAGGAGGAGGTGGACGAAGAGGATATCGCCGAGGTCGTGGCGAAGTGGACCGGCATCCCGGTGACTCGACTCCTGGAGGGGGAGACACAGAAACTGCTCCAGATGGAGGCAAAGATTCAGGAGCGGGTGGTGGGCCAGGATGAAGCCATCAGCGCTGTTGCCAACGCCATCCGCCGCGCCCGGTCAGGGCTCCAAGATCCCAACCGCCCCCTGGGCTCGTTCATCTTTCTGGGCCCCACAGGGGTGGGCAAGACGGAACTGGCGCGGGCACTCGCCGAGTTCCTCTTCGATGATGAGCGGGCCATGGTCCGTCTCGATATGTCAGAGTACGTGGAGAAGCATACGGTCTCCCGCCTGATCGGCGCTCCTCCCGGCTACGTAGGCTACGAAGAAGGGGGGCAACTGACCGAGGCAGTCAGACGCCGTCCATATTCCGTCCTCCTCCTTGACGAGATCGAAAAGGCGCACGCCGATGTCTTCAACATACTGCTCCAGATCCTGGATGACGGACGGCTGACCGACGGGCAGGGTCGGACCGTCGATTTCCGGAACACGATCATCATCATGACCTCGAACCTGGGTAGCCACCTCATTCAGGAACTGTCCGACGAGGAAGAAATCCGCAAACGGACTTGGGAGGAACTCCGGACTCACTTCCGTCCGGAGTTCCTCAACCGGATTGACGAGGTCATCATCTTCCACCGCCTCGGCATTTCCGAAATCAAGCAGATCGTGGAGATTCAGCTCGGGCAACTGAAGCGGAGGCTCACCGATCGCAAGATCGAGATCACCCTCTCGGAAGAGGCCAAACACCACCTAGCCGAGGTCGGCTTCGATCCGGTCTATGGGGCACGACCTCTCAAGCGCGCGCTGCAACGGCTCGTGCTAGACCCGCTGGCCACACGGATCCTAGAGGGGCAGTTCAGGGAGGGCGACCACATCCTCGTCGATGCCAAGGACGGCCAAGTGGAATTCAGCAAGGCCGCAGCGGCCCCCACGACATAGTTCGTAGTTCATGGTTCATGGTTCAGAAGTCGTCGTTGGGATCCTACCTGCGGTTTCCTGTTCTTGGAGAGAACACCTGCTTTCGTATGGGCCATGAACTCTGAACCCTGAACTGTGAAGCGTGAACCAAGGCACTCCGATGCAACCCCTGGACGGCATTAAGGTCATTGATTTCTCCCGGGTGCTGGCGGGACCCTACTGCGCCATGATCCTCGCGGACCTGGGAGCAGAGGTGGTCAAGATCGAGGAACCCACTCGGGGTGACGAGGCCCGAGGCGTCGGTCCTTTCCTGAACGGTGTGAGTGCCTATTTCATGAGCATCAACCGGGGCAAAAAGAGCGTAGCCCTCAACATCAAAAATCCGAAGGGAGGAGATCTCGCCACACAGCTCACTGCCCGGGCCGACATCCTGGTGGAAAACTTTCGTCCCGGAACCATGGACCGCCTGGGCCTCGGGTACGAGGCATTGACCAAGGTCAACCCGAGGCTGATTTATGCCGCTTGCTCTGGCTTTGGTCAGACTGGCCCCTACCGGCACCGAGGCGCCTACGACATGGTTATTCAGGGGATGGGGGGAATCATGTCGATCACGGGTGAGCCGGGAGGGATGCCCTTAAAAACCGGGCCGGCCATTGGCGATCTCGTGGGTGGCCTTTTTACGGTCATCGGCATCCTCGCCGCCCTGCAGGCCCGGGAACGGATCGGCGAGGGACAGATGGTGGATATCGGGATGCTCGATTGTCAGGTCGCCCTTCTGGAGAATGCGATTATCCGGTATACTACCACCGGCGAGATTCCGGGACCGCTAGGTGCCCGCCACCCCTCGATCGCACCGTTCGAGGCCTTTGAAGCCAAAGACGGTTATGTTATCTTTGCCGTGGGGACCCCCCACTGGGAACGTTTCTGTCGCATCATCGGTCGTGAAGACTTGTTACAAGACCCTCGCTTTGCCACGAACGCCTTGCGCGCGGAAAACCATGCAGCCCTGCAACCCGTCATCGCCGATGTCGCGAAGACCAGAACAGTCCGGGAATGGATCAAGGTCATGGAAAAGGTAGGCGTCCCGTGTGGTCCCATTAACCGCATCGACCAAGTGGTGGCGGATCCTCAGGTTCAGGCGCGAGGGATGATCGCTGCCATCCACGATCCCGAGGTCGGGGTGACCCGCCTTCCCGGGTCACCCATCAAACTCTCACGGACTCCCGGTCGCGTCGACCGTCCAGCGCCACGACTCGGCGAACATACGGCCGACGTCTTCAAAGAGTGGCTGGGGCTCGAGGCACAGACGATTGATGCACTAAAGCAGGAACAGATCATCGCATGAACGAGCCGCTAGACATCATCATTGCCGTCGCTGTCGGACTCATCGCCCTCGCTGCCGTGGCAGTCGTCATCGCCCTCGTCCCCATGATTCGTAAGGCCCGGCAGATACTGAGTCGGGTCGATACCCTGATCGAATCGACCGAGAGGGATGTCCGTCAGACCGTGGGCGAGGTTCGCGAGGCAGTGCATAACGTGAACCAGATCTCGGGAGGGGTCCATAAGAACATGGATCAGTTGAGCGGTACCGTCAAGGCCCTAGAGGGATTCGGTGAGACCCTCCGAAACACAAGCGACATTATCCGGACCAGCATCCACCCGCATCTCCTTTCCTTTGCGGCCTTGTTAGTAGGACTCAAGACGGGAAGCTGGTATCTACTGCGGAAAATCTTTTTAAAAAGGAGGAGGTGATTTCCAATGAGTGATGAACGTGGATTTGGCGGGGCGGCCCTCGCGTTGGCTTTTCTCCTCGGGGGTACCTTCGGAGCTCTCACTGCCTTGCTCAACGCTCCAGAATCAGGAAGGCGCACCCGGGTGCGGATCCGCCGGCTCACCGAAGATCTCCAGGAGCGGGCCGGGGATGTGGCCGGGGAGGTCCGGGAGCGAGTCGATGACGTGATCGACCAGGGCCGAGATTCCGTCCTCTCCGCCTTTGAGGCCGGGAAGGATGCCTTCAAGCGAGAGCGGGAAAAGCTCACATCTTCTTCTGACTGATCTTACGGGCAAGACGCCCCCGCAAATGATGCCCGGGACTGCCGTCCCGGGCATCATGCTTTTCGGGCTAGCGGGACAGAAAATCGC
Proteins encoded in this region:
- a CDS encoding AAA family ATPase: MKIRKLQIQHYRSLREATIYPSDILALVGRNNSGKSNVLKALRLFFDGTVRGVSDEAFYNHDTNSPIRIVATFDNLSNWEMKQFGPWMDNKTLTVGRQIRCVGEDPYEISTLAVKRVPDCEWLDEEVISGEKIKEWWGNKETLKIGALDFAALLALGSSRLLTEVPRLPMSDRNPNPSTIS
- a CDS encoding ABC transporter substrate-binding protein; translated protein: MERRKFLLTAGGALAATGVTVVDVPHVIARPKYQWRMVTTWTHSLDVLQGNAKRFARIVETMSDGRLKIKVFAAGELVPAFGAFEACQQGTVEMYNGAAYYWAGKEPATQWFTSVPFGMNAQGQYAWCYAGGGLKLWEETYKPFDLVPRPSASTGVQMGGWFRKKIKTITDYNGLKIRIPGLGGKVVSKAGATVVLIPPGEIYPALERGVIDAAELVGPHDDLKLGLYQAAQYYYYPGWHEPGAITEFVFNRNAYESLPVDLRRILDCAAMAIQTLAYTEYDAKNAMALKRFRTEFQEKVEILQFPAEVMTALKQLADEVKREESERSPMAKKVYASYTKFQHLISDWGRISEAPYHALIAG
- a CDS encoding HIT family protein, translating into MSGCLFCQIARGDRHAHTVFEKEGTVAFLDIFPCTPGHTLVIPRQHYPTLDEMPAEEAGRLFHVAAVVAGKVQAAMGAAGFNLGVNNGKAAGQEVFHVHIHIIPRYPNDGGGSMKSVARMRGEKDIEQIATKIRQTFTRS
- the ribB gene encoding 3,4-dihydroxy-2-butanone-4-phosphate synthase — protein: MNDYPVEQAIRALREGLMVVVADDEVRESEGVLILAAERVTPGAVNMMAREARGIVCVALTGERLEALKIPVMIPEQPASGDITYCVSVDARAGTTTGISVYDRAATIQTLVDPKARPEDLVRPGHIFPLRAKEGGVLTRAAQAEAALDLCRLAGLYPGAVLCAILTEEGEAAQFPELQAFVDRHGLAILTVKAVIDFRMRRDKLVKCLATTTLPTEYGTFQSNLYESQVDGRHHLALVLGEVTASDEVLVRVQSECLPGDALRSLRCDCGEKLRASLDLIGKAGKGVLVYIRGPAGGVGWTNHLTPPDSPGPPEPPRGRMDLREYGIGAQILVDLGLIRIRLLTSNPRRIVGLEGFGLHVVERVPIDLTGKKAQGAQ
- a CDS encoding uroporphyrinogen decarboxylase encodes the protein MTRGKMTKAERIYAAIERKAVDRPPVSFWRHFPDVDEDPFTLAEVLLAFHAHYDLDFIKVMPTGVYCVEDWGCRVAYRGSLEGSRVCIDHAVKHPNDWKGIRILDPKEGALGRELTCLREVVKGRRDDAPILQTVFSPLTITKKLAGDERFLDDLRERPALIHAALEAVTETMSRFVVACLGSKADGIFFATQVVASDLLTAEEHRIFAEPYDRRVLEQAAKRSSFSILHVHGLDIPFDVMATYPIPAINWHDRRTAPSLEEAQELFPGAVVGGLNEIETLRKGPEEAVRAEVKDALRQTGGLGHILAPGCGFPVDVPEAHLRAVRTAVEEWQ
- the clpB gene encoding ATP-dependent chaperone ClpB, which translates into the protein MRFDQFTIKAQEAIDAARRHAVEMGHQAIDVEHLLLALVEQHDGVIPPLLQKLGANLQLLRTKLGEELERRPKVQGAEGQVYLTPHLEKVLQAALQEAEHLKDEYVSTEHLLLAIVEQAGGAVERILKEAGVSKDGVYAALAALRGGQRVTDPHPEEKYQALERYSQDLTDLARKGKLDPVIGRDDEIRRVIHVLSRRTKNNPVLIGEPGVGKTAIVEGLAERIANGDVPESLKNKRVVALDIGALVAGSKYRGEFEDRLKAVLKEITEAEGQIICFIDELHTLVGAGAAEGAVDASNMLKPALARGELRCIGATTLDEYRKRIEKDPALERRFQPIVVGQPTVEESISILRGLKEKYEVHHGVRIKDSALVAAAVLSHRYITDRFLPDKAIDLIDEAASRLRMEIESMPTEIDEVERRIRQLEVEREALRKETDSASQERLTHLEAEVANLRERSGALKARWEREKAVISKIREIKERLEQSRVEEQQAERQGDLGKVAELRYGVTAQLQRELDAEQQKLEAIQKEGMMLKEEVDEEDIAEVVAKWTGIPVTRLLEGETQKLLQMEAKIQERVVGQDEAISAVANAIRRARSGLQDPNRPLGSFIFLGPTGVGKTELARALAEFLFDDERAMVRLDMSEYVEKHTVSRLIGAPPGYVGYEEGGQLTEAVRRRPYSVLLLDEIEKAHADVFNILLQILDDGRLTDGQGRTVDFRNTIIIMTSNLGSHLIQELSDEEEIRKRTWEELRTHFRPEFLNRIDEVIIFHRLGISEIKQIVEIQLGQLKRRLTDRKIEITLSEEAKHHLAEVGFDPVYGARPLKRALQRLVLDPLATRILEGQFREGDHILVDAKDGQVEFSKAAAAPTT
- a CDS encoding CoA transferase — translated: MQPLDGIKVIDFSRVLAGPYCAMILADLGAEVVKIEEPTRGDEARGVGPFLNGVSAYFMSINRGKKSVALNIKNPKGGDLATQLTARADILVENFRPGTMDRLGLGYEALTKVNPRLIYAACSGFGQTGPYRHRGAYDMVIQGMGGIMSITGEPGGMPLKTGPAIGDLVGGLFTVIGILAALQARERIGEGQMVDIGMLDCQVALLENAIIRYTTTGEIPGPLGARHPSIAPFEAFEAKDGYVIFAVGTPHWERFCRIIGREDLLQDPRFATNALRAENHAALQPVIADVAKTRTVREWIKVMEKVGVPCGPINRIDQVVADPQVQARGMIAAIHDPEVGVTRLPGSPIKLSRTPGRVDRPAPRLGEHTADVFKEWLGLEAQTIDALKQEQIIA
- a CDS encoding DUF948 domain-containing protein, whose amino-acid sequence is MNEPLDIIIAVAVGLIALAAVAVVIALVPMIRKARQILSRVDTLIESTERDVRQTVGEVREAVHNVNQISGGVHKNMDQLSGTVKALEGFGETLRNTSDIIRTSIHPHLLSFAALLVGLKTGSWYLLRKIFLKRRR
- a CDS encoding YtxH domain-containing protein, which translates into the protein MSDERGFGGAALALAFLLGGTFGALTALLNAPESGRRTRVRIRRLTEDLQERAGDVAGEVRERVDDVIDQGRDSVLSAFEAGKDAFKREREKLTSSSD